A window of the Canis lupus baileyi chromosome 1, mCanLup2.hap1, whole genome shotgun sequence genome harbors these coding sequences:
- the KLK12 gene encoding kallikrein-12 isoform X2 produces MEDPAGRGTRTWRWVTLGSSILLLFCVTGLSQPATEKIVKGKECARHSQPWQVGLFEGANLRCGGVLIDRRWVLTAAHCSGRYWVRLGEHSLSRLDWTEKIRRSGFSMTHPSYQGAQHSHDNDIRLLRLGTPVPLTRSIQPLPLPTTCAVAGTKCQISGWGITNQLWNPFPDLLQCLNVSIVSSAACRAVFPGRITDNMVCASGTEGADACQGDSGGPLVCGNVLQGLVSWGTVEPCGQKGIPGVYTNICKYVDWIRMVMRNN; encoded by the exons ATGGAGGAcccagcaggcagagggacaag GACCTGGAGGTGGGTCACCCTGGGTTCCAGCATCCTGTTGCTCTTCTGTGTTACTG GGCTCAGCCAACCGGCCACAGAGAAGATTGTCAAAGGCAAGGAGTGTGCCCGTCACTCACAGCCTTGGCAGGTGGGGCTGTTTGAGGGCGCCAACCTGCGCTGTGGGGGGGTCCTCATTGACCGCAGGTGGGTCCTCACAGCTGCTCACTGCAGTGGCAG GTACTGGGTGCGCCTGGGGGAGCATAGCCTCAGCAGGCTGGACTGGACGGAGAAGATTCGGCGAAGTGGCTTCTCCATGACCCACCCCAGTTACCAGGGAGCCCAGCACAGCCATGACAATGACATCCGGCTCCTGCGACTGGGCACCCCCGTCCCCTTGACTCGCAGCAtccagccccttcccctgcccaccaCCTGTGCAGTGGCTGGCACCAAATGCCAGATCTCAGGCTGGGGCATCACCAATCAACTCTGGA ACCCATTTCCGGACCTGCTCCAGTGCCTCAATGTCTCCATTGTTTCCAGTGCTGCCTGCCGGGCTGTGTTCCCAGGGAGAATCACGGACAACATGGTGTGTGCCAGCGGCACCGAAGGGGCGGATGCCTGCCAG GGCGACTCTGGGGGGCCCCTGGTGTGCGGAAACGTCCTTCAGGGTCTGGTGTCCTGGGGGACCGTGGAGCCTTGTGGCCAAAAAGGCATCCCGGGAGTCTACAccaatatttgcaaatatgtggACTGGATCCGGATGGTCATGAGGAACAACTAA
- the KLK12 gene encoding kallikrein-12 isoform X1: protein MEDPAGRGTRTWRWVTLGSSILLLFCVTGLSQPATEKIVKGKECARHSQPWQVGLFEGANLRCGGVLIDRRWVLTAAHCSGSRYWVRLGEHSLSRLDWTEKIRRSGFSMTHPSYQGAQHSHDNDIRLLRLGTPVPLTRSIQPLPLPTTCAVAGTKCQISGWGITNQLWNPFPDLLQCLNVSIVSSAACRAVFPGRITDNMVCASGTEGADACQGDSGGPLVCGNVLQGLVSWGTVEPCGQKGIPGVYTNICKYVDWIRMVMRNN, encoded by the exons ATGGAGGAcccagcaggcagagggacaag GACCTGGAGGTGGGTCACCCTGGGTTCCAGCATCCTGTTGCTCTTCTGTGTTACTG GGCTCAGCCAACCGGCCACAGAGAAGATTGTCAAAGGCAAGGAGTGTGCCCGTCACTCACAGCCTTGGCAGGTGGGGCTGTTTGAGGGCGCCAACCTGCGCTGTGGGGGGGTCCTCATTGACCGCAGGTGGGTCCTCACAGCTGCTCACTGCAGTGGCAG CAGGTACTGGGTGCGCCTGGGGGAGCATAGCCTCAGCAGGCTGGACTGGACGGAGAAGATTCGGCGAAGTGGCTTCTCCATGACCCACCCCAGTTACCAGGGAGCCCAGCACAGCCATGACAATGACATCCGGCTCCTGCGACTGGGCACCCCCGTCCCCTTGACTCGCAGCAtccagccccttcccctgcccaccaCCTGTGCAGTGGCTGGCACCAAATGCCAGATCTCAGGCTGGGGCATCACCAATCAACTCTGGA ACCCATTTCCGGACCTGCTCCAGTGCCTCAATGTCTCCATTGTTTCCAGTGCTGCCTGCCGGGCTGTGTTCCCAGGGAGAATCACGGACAACATGGTGTGTGCCAGCGGCACCGAAGGGGCGGATGCCTGCCAG GGCGACTCTGGGGGGCCCCTGGTGTGCGGAAACGTCCTTCAGGGTCTGGTGTCCTGGGGGACCGTGGAGCCTTGTGGCCAAAAAGGCATCCCGGGAGTCTACAccaatatttgcaaatatgtggACTGGATCCGGATGGTCATGAGGAACAACTAA
- the KLK11 gene encoding kallikrein-11, with translation MMILRLIMFALVTGHVRAETRIIKGYECSPHSQPWQVALFQKTRLLCGATLIAPKWLLTAAHCRKPRYVVHLGEHNLQRRDGCEQTLSATESFPHPDFNNSLPNKDHRNDIMLVKMTRAAFITWAVRPLTLSSHCVTPGTRCLVSGWGSTSSPQLQLPHTLRCANITIINHEECEKAYPGNITNTMVCASVLESGKDSCQGDSGGPLVCDGSLQGIISWGQDPCAVTRKPGVYTKVCKYVDWIRKTMENN, from the exons ATGATGATTCTTCGATTAATCATGTTTGCTCTGGTGACAG GGCATGTAAGGGCAGAGACCAGGATCATCAAGGGGTATGAGTGCTCTCCTCATTCCCAGCCCTGGCAGGTGGCTCTGTTCCAGAAGACTCGGCTGCTCTGTGGGGCAACCCTCATCGCTCCCAAATGGCTCCTGACAGCAGCTCACTGCCGCAAGCC CCGATATGTAGTTCATCTGGGGGAGCACAACCTCCAGCGGCGGGATGGGTGCGAGCAGACCCTATCGGCCACCGAGTCCTTCCCCCACCCAGACTTCAACAATAGCCTCCCCAACAAAGACCACCGCAATGACATCATGCTGGTGAAGATGACCAGAGCAGCCTTCATCACCTGGGCTGTGCGACCACTCACCCTGTCATCACACTGTGTCACCCCTGGCACCCGCTGCCTCGTTTCGGGCTGGGGCTCCACATCCAGCCCCCAGT TGCAACTGCCCCACACCTTGCGATGTGCCAACATCACCATCATTAACCACGAGGAGTGTGAGAAGGCCTACCCTGGCAACATCACAAACACCATGGTGTGTGCCAGTGTTCTGGAATCGGGAAAGGACTCCTGCCAG GGTGACTCTGGGGGCCCTCTGGTCTGTGACGGGTCTCTTCAAGGCATTATCTCCTGGGGCCAGGATCCATGTGCTGTCACCAGAAAGCCTGGTGTCTATACCAAGGTCTGCAAATACGTAGATTGGATCCGGAAGACTATGGAAAATAATTAG